One Ammoniphilus sp. CFH 90114 genomic window carries:
- the ccpA gene encoding catabolite control protein A, whose amino-acid sequence MPITIYDVAREAGVSMATVSRVVNGNPNVKPTTRKKVLSAIERLGYRPNAVARGLASKKTTTVGVVIPDIASAFFAELARGIDDIASMYKYNIILCDSDQRLEKEVHLINTLLEKQVDGIVFMGREITDEHLQVFNTSSVPIVLAGTKEKSEEHPSVNIDHRQAGYDATMRLIQGGHQRIAMVAGPFQDPLAGVERFEGYRQALSDSGIDFKQEYVISGKLSYEAGLEAAEAFMSLEESPTAIFAASDETAVGVIHGMQDMGKNVPQDLEVIGFDNIRLSEMVRPKLTTVVQPMYDLGAVAMRLLTKFMNNEKVEDHIVVLPHRIEERQSTKPIV is encoded by the coding sequence ATGCCCATTACGATTTATGATGTAGCGAGAGAAGCAGGAGTATCTATGGCCACTGTTTCACGCGTAGTAAATGGCAATCCCAATGTAAAGCCGACCACAAGGAAGAAGGTATTGTCTGCAATTGAACGACTTGGGTATCGTCCTAATGCTGTCGCTCGTGGATTGGCTAGCAAGAAGACGACCACAGTTGGGGTGGTAATTCCAGACATTGCTAGTGCTTTTTTTGCTGAGCTGGCAAGAGGGATTGATGATATAGCAAGTATGTATAAATATAACATTATCCTTTGTGATTCGGACCAACGCTTAGAAAAGGAAGTCCATCTTATTAATACATTGCTGGAAAAGCAAGTGGATGGGATTGTGTTCATGGGTCGGGAAATAACAGATGAACATCTCCAAGTCTTCAATACCTCCTCTGTTCCTATTGTACTAGCCGGTACAAAGGAAAAATCGGAAGAACATCCATCCGTCAACATTGATCATCGACAAGCGGGTTATGATGCAACGATGCGACTCATTCAAGGAGGCCATCAGCGCATTGCTATGGTTGCAGGGCCGTTCCAGGATCCGTTAGCTGGCGTGGAGCGTTTTGAAGGGTATAGACAAGCCCTGTCTGATTCAGGGATTGACTTTAAGCAAGAATATGTCATAAGTGGTAAGCTCTCTTATGAGGCAGGTTTAGAAGCTGCTGAGGCCTTTATGTCTCTTGAAGAATCGCCTACAGCTATTTTTGCCGCGAGTGACGAGACTGCTGTAGGGGTTATTCATGGCATGCAGGATATGGGGAAGAATGTACCTCAAGATTTAGAGGTGATCGGGTTTGACAATATCCGATTATCGGAGATGGTTAGACCCAAACTAACTACAGTGGTACAGCCAATGTATGACCTAGGGGCTGTAGCTATGAGATTATTAACGAAATTCATGAACAACGAGAAGGTGGAAGACCACATTGTGGTATTACCGCACCGAATTGAAGAGCGCCAGTCGACGAAACCTATAGTCTAA
- a CDS encoding acetoin utilization AcuB family protein yields MLIEDIMNRNVVTVKPTDSIRLAMLVAAQQRIRHLPVLDENNKLVGILSDRDLRDACPSKFECEQNDEIYNRPVSEIMHRDVITAHPLDFVEEAAFSLYDNKIGCLPVIDQDELKGIITETDILHTLVELMGVQYPSSHVEVEVNDQPGMLADVAAVFKQTRSNVTSVLVFPGKHHGKKNLVFRVQTIDTRKIKTALEEAGYKVCWPQEPGGAI; encoded by the coding sequence ATGTTGATTGAAGACATCATGAATCGAAATGTCGTTACCGTTAAGCCTACTGATTCCATTCGTTTAGCTATGCTTGTTGCTGCCCAACAACGGATTCGACATTTGCCCGTTTTAGATGAGAACAATAAGCTAGTGGGTATTTTATCAGATCGGGATCTTCGGGATGCTTGTCCATCAAAGTTTGAATGCGAACAAAACGACGAGATTTATAATCGTCCAGTTTCTGAGATTATGCACCGCGACGTCATTACAGCCCATCCCCTCGACTTTGTCGAAGAGGCTGCTTTCTCCCTATATGATAATAAAATTGGTTGTCTTCCAGTTATTGATCAAGATGAACTGAAAGGAATTATTACAGAAACGGATATCCTTCATACACTCGTAGAGTTAATGGGAGTACAGTATCCTAGCTCTCACGTAGAAGTTGAAGTGAATGACCAGCCAGGGATGTTGGCTGATGTTGCCGCTGTTTTCAAACAAACTCGTTCTAATGTGACCAGCGTTCTCGTTTTCCCTGGAAAGCACCATGGAAAGAAAAATTTAGTATTCCGAGTCCAAACCATTGACACTAGAAAAATCAAGACTGCTTTGGAAGAGGCCGGTTATAAAGTTTGCTGGCCACAGGAGCCAGGGGGAGCAATATGA
- a CDS encoding 5'-methylthioadenosine/adenosylhomocysteine nucleosidase, producing MLSVIGIIGAMDEEIQLYKEGMHDITETMVAGITYYSGTLNGKEVVLCKCGVGKVNASICTQILIQQFQVKDVIFTGVAGALNPNLDIGDIVVSTDCQYHDMDVTALGFKKGEIPFSPKSIFKADERLVRMAVEASEEVVEGKTLTGRILSGDQFVASRELVKSLHEDMQGDCTEMEGAAVAHVCDANQIPFVIVRSMSDKADGSAHINFPEFTVLASKRSYEIVSSMLPHL from the coding sequence ATTTTAAGCGTGATAGGAATCATTGGTGCCATGGATGAAGAGATCCAACTATACAAGGAAGGAATGCACGATATTACGGAGACCATGGTCGCTGGAATTACGTATTATTCAGGGACTCTGAATGGTAAGGAAGTTGTATTGTGTAAATGTGGAGTAGGGAAAGTCAATGCGAGTATATGTACTCAAATTCTTATTCAGCAGTTCCAAGTAAAAGATGTGATCTTTACTGGTGTAGCGGGAGCGCTAAATCCGAATCTAGATATTGGAGATATCGTAGTTTCAACTGACTGCCAATATCATGACATGGATGTGACAGCTCTAGGCTTCAAAAAAGGGGAAATTCCTTTCTCACCTAAGTCGATTTTCAAGGCAGATGAGAGATTGGTACGAATGGCGGTTGAGGCAAGTGAAGAGGTAGTGGAGGGGAAAACTCTAACGGGACGAATCCTCTCAGGAGATCAATTTGTTGCTAGCCGTGAATTAGTAAAATCACTTCATGAAGATATGCAAGGAGACTGCACTGAAATGGAAGGAGCAGCTGTAGCGCATGTCTGCGATGCCAATCAAATTCCCTTTGTTATTGTGAGATCCATGTCTGACAAAGCAGACGGTTCTGCTCATATCAATTTTCCTGAGTTTACCGTGCTTGCCTCCAAGAGATCATATGAAATTGTCTCAAGTATGCTGCCTCATCTATAA
- a CDS encoding acetoin utilization protein AcuC translates to MKPSSLFIYSKNYQNYRFHDDHPFNQKRLELTLDLLQEMQIIQEDHIAEPRYATDEELSLVHDLQYIKAVKESGYSEELLPVASSYGLGTEDTPTFPMMHEATSLIVGGTLRATELVMSGECDHAVNLAGGLHHGLRGRASGFCVYNDCSVAIAYLRKHYDARVLYIDTDAHHGDGTQWSFYDDPDVLCLSLHETGKYLFPGTGSITERGDGQGYGYSVNVPLEPFTEDDSWLESYTSVVTQVARGFKPDVIVTQNGCDSHFLDPLTHLSCSMEIYRQIPKLAHQLAHELCGGRLIATGGGGYDIWRVVPRAWTLLWAELSDQPIFDNPILPSSWTSRWQSTSPVELPDRMFDQPERFPFIPRRAEITSKNKSTVEKALLYCPRG, encoded by the coding sequence ATGAAGCCCTCTAGTCTATTTATTTACAGCAAGAATTATCAAAACTATAGATTTCATGACGATCACCCCTTCAACCAAAAACGCCTTGAATTAACCTTGGATTTACTCCAAGAGATGCAAATCATTCAAGAAGATCACATAGCAGAACCTCGCTATGCCACAGACGAAGAATTGTCTCTAGTTCATGACCTCCAATATATTAAGGCGGTTAAGGAATCAGGCTATTCAGAAGAGCTCTTACCCGTTGCTTCTAGTTACGGGCTGGGCACTGAGGATACACCGACGTTCCCCATGATGCACGAAGCGACTTCCCTTATCGTTGGGGGAACGCTTCGCGCAACAGAATTGGTCATGTCTGGGGAGTGTGATCATGCTGTAAATCTAGCAGGCGGTCTTCATCATGGTTTGCGCGGCCGAGCATCAGGTTTTTGCGTTTACAATGACTGCTCCGTTGCCATTGCCTATCTTCGTAAACACTACGATGCACGTGTTCTCTATATTGACACGGATGCCCACCATGGTGATGGCACGCAATGGTCGTTTTACGATGATCCCGATGTTTTATGTTTATCCTTACATGAAACAGGGAAGTACCTTTTTCCTGGTACAGGAAGTATTACAGAAAGAGGAGACGGACAAGGGTATGGCTATAGTGTCAATGTCCCACTCGAACCGTTTACGGAAGATGATTCCTGGTTGGAGTCTTACACTTCTGTCGTGACCCAAGTAGCAAGAGGGTTTAAACCGGATGTCATTGTCACCCAGAATGGATGTGATAGTCATTTTTTAGATCCGCTTACTCACCTTTCCTGTTCAATGGAAATCTATCGGCAGATTCCTAAGTTGGCCCACCAATTAGCCCATGAACTATGTGGCGGCAGACTTATTGCCACTGGAGGTGGAGGGTATGACATATGGAGGGTGGTTCCCCGGGCCTGGACCCTTCTCTGGGCAGAACTTTCTGACCAACCGATATTTGACAACCCAATCCTACCGTCAAGCTGGACAAGTCGCTGGCAATCAACAAGTCCGGTAGAATTGCCTGATCGCATGTTTGATCAACCAGAAAGATTTCCGTTCATTCCTAGAAGGGCAGAGATCACCAGTAAGAACAAGTCAACAGTAGAGAAAGCGCTTCTCTATTGTCCTCGGGGATAG